In bacterium, a single window of DNA contains:
- a CDS encoding Polyphenol oxidase — protein sequence MVGEQQVHGVDIQMQSTASLSPGSFTLIPGNDGILLTDPGALALAQSADCCIGLFIDPTRHLAGVFHAGWRGAVQGLPLRMVETCAAEFRVDPQDVWIALGPTIQQPSFQVGPEVRDACLKWNSQLPSFDHERLLQPDPAAPERWRLDLPGFVVAQLLAAGVLPEHLAVSRVDTFNSPTECFSYRREGPGMGLQVGFCGWQRVR from the coding sequence GTGGTCGGGGAACAGCAGGTCCATGGGGTCGATATCCAGATGCAGTCAACTGCGTCACTCTCCCCAGGCTCTTTCACGCTGATTCCCGGCAATGACGGGATCCTTCTCACTGATCCGGGAGCGCTGGCGCTCGCGCAGTCGGCAGACTGCTGCATTGGACTCTTCATTGATCCGACACGACACCTCGCCGGGGTGTTTCACGCCGGCTGGCGCGGGGCAGTCCAGGGCCTCCCTTTGCGGATGGTCGAGACCTGCGCTGCAGAGTTCAGGGTGGATCCGCAAGACGTGTGGATTGCCCTGGGCCCCACGATCCAGCAGCCGAGTTTTCAGGTCGGCCCGGAGGTCCGGGATGCCTGTCTGAAATGGAACTCTCAACTCCCCTCCTTCGACCACGAGCGGCTCCTACAGCCAGATCCGGCGGCACCGGAACGCTGGCGGCTCGACCTGCCGGGATTCGTGGTCGCTCAGCTCCTGGCAGCTGGGGTCCTGCCAGAGCACCTGGCGGTGAGCCGGGTGGACACATTCAACTCACCAACGGAGTGTTTTTCCTATCGTCGGGAAGGCCCTGGGATGGGGCTACAGGTCGGATTTTGCGGCTGGCAGCGGGTGCGTTGA
- the recD2_1 gene encoding ATP-dependent RecD-like DNA helicase has protein sequence MSQYSRLPLAGPPRGFAPGREASLDGTIERITFQNVDSGFVVARFRVQKTNELVTVVGSLSGVQKGEDLQIHGVWNEDPRFGPQLQVRRFEIQLPTSGAGLRDYLTTFHNIGPSRAKSLVEAFGEDLSHVIDHEPERLRGVKGITRAIAKSLKEEWTARGAERQVMVFCQSFGITANQARRIFKTYGDRALRILTIEGNPYQLAEDVFGIGFRKADEIALKLGIQPDDPRRVQAALRYTLVQGADDGHTYLPLERLFQQAATELPEVDTQRLTEALGDLLHERRVIADPHLLPARERPDPSLLQAEQLESACPIFLPQHWDTEQKLVRELKRRLETPAATALPPDRESRMQQYRERQGLELSDEQLTAIRESLLAPVFLLTGGPGTGKSTCLKLAVDVLEHERARVALAAPTGRAARRLTETTGRPASTLHRLLEFQPAAGGFQRNAETPLECDVVIVDEVSMLDAQLAAALFAALPAEARLILVGDPDQLPSVGAGNVLADLIASDTVPRVHLTRIYRQAQTSQIVVNAHRINAGEMPDLEPQAGQKRDFRFFSVSNDKDLAPQEAKEKLVRYLTEVLSQHVDLIRQVQVLTPMHHGPVGARALNPLLQQTLNPVATPQDLLRLGEREFRLGDRVMQMRNNYDKDVFNGDIGFVSRIDREKQECVINFEQPVTYTSGELDEVQLAYAITVHKSQGSEFPVVVMPLVTQHYMMLRRNLLYTAITRARKLVILIGQRKALGIAVQRGYADADRRCTGLAPRLRHALGL, from the coding sequence ATGTCCCAGTACTCCCGTCTCCCGCTGGCTGGTCCTCCCCGTGGATTTGCCCCCGGACGTGAAGCCTCGCTGGACGGCACCATAGAGCGCATCACCTTTCAGAATGTCGATTCCGGCTTTGTTGTCGCCCGTTTCCGCGTCCAAAAAACCAACGAACTGGTGACCGTAGTCGGCTCGCTCTCGGGGGTCCAAAAAGGCGAAGACCTCCAGATTCATGGAGTCTGGAACGAGGACCCCCGCTTCGGGCCGCAGTTGCAGGTCCGACGCTTTGAGATCCAGCTCCCCACTAGCGGCGCGGGACTCCGGGACTACCTCACCACCTTCCACAACATCGGCCCCTCCCGGGCCAAATCGCTGGTCGAGGCGTTCGGGGAGGACCTGTCGCACGTCATCGATCACGAGCCGGAACGCCTCCGGGGAGTCAAGGGCATTACCCGGGCGATCGCGAAGAGCCTGAAGGAAGAGTGGACCGCCCGGGGCGCAGAGCGGCAGGTGATGGTCTTCTGCCAGTCCTTCGGTATCACGGCGAATCAGGCGCGTCGGATTTTCAAGACCTATGGCGACCGGGCTCTGCGGATTCTGACTATTGAGGGGAATCCCTACCAGCTGGCTGAAGATGTCTTCGGCATCGGCTTTCGGAAAGCGGATGAAATCGCGCTGAAACTCGGGATCCAGCCTGATGATCCGCGACGAGTCCAGGCGGCGTTGCGCTACACCCTGGTCCAGGGGGCGGATGACGGTCACACCTACCTGCCGCTGGAGCGCCTGTTCCAGCAGGCCGCGACCGAGCTCCCGGAAGTCGACACGCAGCGACTCACCGAAGCCCTCGGGGATCTGCTGCATGAGCGACGCGTCATTGCTGATCCCCATCTGCTGCCTGCCCGGGAGCGCCCCGACCCCTCTCTGTTGCAGGCGGAGCAGCTGGAGTCCGCCTGTCCCATCTTTCTGCCCCAGCATTGGGACACCGAGCAAAAGCTGGTCCGGGAACTCAAGCGCCGTCTGGAGACACCGGCTGCCACCGCCCTGCCACCCGACAGGGAGTCGCGGATGCAGCAGTACCGGGAGCGACAGGGGCTCGAACTCTCCGATGAACAGCTCACGGCAATCCGGGAGTCGCTGCTGGCTCCGGTCTTCCTCCTCACCGGCGGTCCGGGGACCGGCAAGTCCACCTGTCTCAAGCTCGCGGTTGATGTCCTGGAACACGAGCGGGCCCGGGTCGCCCTCGCCGCACCGACCGGGCGGGCAGCGCGACGCCTGACCGAAACCACGGGGCGTCCGGCATCGACCCTGCACCGGCTCCTCGAGTTTCAGCCGGCTGCCGGGGGCTTCCAGCGCAATGCCGAGACGCCCCTGGAATGCGATGTTGTGATCGTCGATGAAGTCAGCATGCTCGATGCCCAGCTCGCCGCCGCGCTCTTCGCCGCCCTGCCAGCAGAGGCCCGCCTGATTCTTGTCGGCGACCCCGATCAGCTCCCGTCGGTGGGGGCCGGCAATGTCCTGGCGGACCTCATCGCCTCAGACACCGTGCCGCGAGTCCATCTCACCCGTATCTATCGTCAGGCACAGACCAGCCAGATCGTGGTGAACGCCCATCGCATCAATGCCGGCGAGATGCCGGACCTGGAGCCTCAGGCGGGGCAAAAGCGGGATTTTCGATTTTTCTCAGTCTCCAACGATAAGGACCTCGCCCCGCAGGAAGCCAAAGAGAAGCTGGTCCGGTATCTCACCGAGGTCCTGTCGCAACATGTCGATCTCATCCGGCAGGTACAGGTGCTCACCCCCATGCACCACGGACCAGTCGGTGCCCGGGCCCTGAATCCCCTGCTGCAACAGACCCTGAATCCGGTAGCCACACCGCAGGATCTCCTCAGGCTGGGGGAACGGGAGTTTCGCCTGGGTGATCGCGTGATGCAGATGCGGAACAACTACGACAAGGATGTCTTCAACGGCGACATCGGCTTCGTCAGCCGCATCGACCGCGAAAAGCAGGAATGTGTCATCAACTTCGAGCAGCCGGTCACCTACACCAGCGGTGAGCTCGACGAAGTGCAGCTGGCCTATGCGATTACGGTCCACAAATCGCAGGGGAGCGAATTCCCCGTGGTGGTGATGCCCCTGGTGACGCAGCACTACATGATGCTGCGACGCAATCTGCTCTACACCGCTATCACCCGGGCGCGGAAGCTGGTCATCCTCATCGGTCAGCGAAAGGCCCTTGGGATCGCTGTCCAGCGTGGCTATGCCGATGCGGATCGACGCTGCACCGGGCTTGCACCTCGCCTGCGACATGCCCTCGGGCTCTAG
- the ppx gene encoding Exopolyphosphatase has product MLLMTPPRPDTLPEDRLAANGEQALLPGVPRPVRDEKIHPLANQLVASIDVGSNAMRLRIARVTSTGGLIPVVDHREAVRLGADAFRDKLIGPQTFEETVLAFRRFQSILEAYPVARIRGVATSAMREAQNSLAIIDRLYEETGIQLEIITPLEEAELVVRAVTRSLEQPGDRLLIVDVGGGSIEVSLVDHGRIVAIEGFSVGTVRMLQFLADQRADERDYPALIQAHLAFMRNRLERVVQQHPVDTVVAIGGNAGAIAALVESGGQAIREETREDRQTQRIPREKLREMTELIDGLLIGQRTTLLGLADRRADVIQPAAHLYLTTLEVAGKDELVVPGVGVRDGILWQMVDPHLAPEVLATQEEQVVQMAHDIAERFRADMGHAEQVSWMAGRLFDDLTEIHRLPADDRSLLLAAAILHDVGHLVNHGKHHLHSYYLIRHADFYGLAPRDQEIVALVGRFHRKGEPMADRHPEFAALTPPDRVRVMKLSALLRLADALDRTHNRVVSSLSAAVTPEGVQLTISGPDGAEIERWALERSAGIFRRVFFTQLTLQIAEAPAS; this is encoded by the coding sequence ATGCTTCTTATGACGCCGCCCCGACCTGACACGCTCCCGGAGGACCGCCTCGCCGCGAACGGCGAGCAAGCCCTCCTGCCGGGCGTGCCACGGCCTGTCCGCGATGAGAAAATCCATCCGCTGGCGAATCAGCTGGTAGCCAGCATCGATGTCGGTTCCAACGCCATGCGCCTGCGGATCGCCCGGGTCACCAGCACCGGCGGGCTCATCCCGGTGGTGGACCACCGCGAGGCGGTCCGGCTCGGGGCAGATGCGTTCCGCGACAAGCTCATTGGGCCGCAGACTTTCGAAGAGACCGTCCTGGCCTTCCGGCGCTTCCAGAGCATTCTCGAGGCATATCCGGTCGCCCGGATTCGGGGTGTCGCGACCAGCGCCATGCGGGAGGCTCAGAACAGCCTCGCCATCATCGACCGGCTCTACGAAGAAACCGGGATTCAGCTTGAGATCATCACCCCCCTCGAAGAAGCCGAGCTGGTGGTGCGGGCAGTCACCCGGAGTCTGGAGCAACCCGGCGACCGGCTGCTGATTGTTGATGTCGGGGGGGGCTCGATTGAGGTTTCACTGGTCGACCATGGACGCATTGTGGCTATAGAGGGCTTTTCGGTCGGGACAGTCAGGATGTTGCAGTTCCTGGCCGATCAGCGGGCCGATGAACGGGACTATCCCGCCCTGATACAGGCGCACCTGGCCTTCATGCGGAACCGTCTTGAGCGGGTTGTGCAACAGCATCCGGTCGACACTGTGGTTGCCATCGGTGGCAACGCGGGTGCGATTGCGGCACTGGTGGAAAGTGGTGGCCAGGCGATCCGGGAGGAAACCCGGGAAGACCGGCAGACTCAGCGGATCCCCCGGGAGAAGCTTCGGGAAATGACCGAACTCATCGATGGCCTACTGATCGGGCAACGGACCACCCTCCTGGGTCTGGCAGATCGTCGTGCCGATGTCATTCAGCCAGCGGCGCATCTCTACCTGACGACCCTGGAAGTCGCGGGGAAGGACGAGCTGGTGGTGCCCGGGGTTGGAGTGCGCGACGGCATCCTCTGGCAGATGGTGGATCCCCACCTGGCACCGGAGGTGCTCGCCACCCAGGAAGAGCAAGTCGTTCAGATGGCGCATGACATTGCTGAACGCTTCCGGGCGGACATGGGTCATGCGGAGCAGGTGAGCTGGATGGCTGGTCGACTCTTTGATGACCTGACAGAAATCCATCGGTTGCCAGCCGATGATCGCTCGCTCCTCCTGGCAGCGGCCATCCTGCACGATGTCGGACATCTGGTGAATCACGGGAAGCACCATCTGCACTCGTACTACCTGATTCGTCATGCTGACTTCTACGGGCTGGCACCCCGGGATCAGGAAATCGTGGCCCTGGTCGGCAGATTTCATCGCAAGGGGGAGCCGATGGCGGATCGGCACCCCGAGTTCGCTGCCCTGACGCCTCCGGATCGTGTCCGGGTCATGAAGCTCAGCGCTCTCCTGCGCCTGGCCGACGCCCTCGACCGCACCCATAACCGGGTGGTCTCCAGCCTGTCCGCTGCCGTCACCCCGGAGGGGGTCCAGTTGACGATCTCGGGTCCCGATGGAGCCGAGATTGAACGCTGGGCACTGGAACGGAGCGCCGGCATTTTCCGGCGCGTCTTCTTTACCCAACTTACCCTGCAGATTGCGGAGGCCCCTGCCTCATGA
- the crcB gene encoding putative fluoride ion transporter CrcB, with protein MHWMLVACGGALGAVARYAVAQWLHPDRLPQAIPLGTLAVNVTGSALLGWLFAQLFTGMEQGKDQSLWLLWGVGFCGAFTTMSTLSLETLTLIQRNHPTLALLNWSLQTLLCLGAAWAGLLLGKR; from the coding sequence ATGCACTGGATGCTCGTGGCGTGTGGCGGTGCGCTTGGCGCGGTCGCCCGGTATGCAGTCGCGCAATGGCTGCATCCGGACCGTCTCCCGCAGGCGATTCCCCTGGGGACCCTGGCCGTGAATGTCACCGGGTCAGCGCTCCTTGGCTGGCTCTTCGCGCAGCTCTTCACCGGGATGGAACAGGGGAAAGACCAGTCACTCTGGTTGCTGTGGGGTGTTGGATTCTGCGGCGCATTCACCACGATGTCGACGTTAAGCCTTGAGACACTGACCCTGATACAGCGCAACCATCCGACGCTCGCTTTGCTGAACTGGAGCCTGCAAACGCTGCTCTGTCTGGGCGCCGCCTGGGCCGGGTTACTCCTCGGGAAACGTTAG
- the tmk_2 gene encoding Thymidylate kinase — translation MSAALPRLNPNPYPGKLIAVEGVDGSGKSTQLYLLKRWLEQSGAKVFFTEWNSSILVSSATKKAKKRHLLSPTTFCLIHATDLADRYERQIKPLLQAGYLVLADRYVFTALARDVARGMDREWVREIYDFAVMPDITLFFNAPLEVALSRILEGRPELKYFEAGMDLGLHPDPTESFKIFQGMIHKEYQRLAKEMDFVVIDSNRPVDEMQPEVRRIVRKRIPLEKFKSRQAAGRRLVSN, via the coding sequence ATGAGTGCCGCACTCCCCCGGCTCAATCCCAATCCCTATCCCGGCAAGCTCATCGCCGTGGAAGGGGTCGATGGGTCGGGTAAGTCAACCCAGCTCTATCTCCTGAAGCGCTGGCTGGAACAGTCCGGTGCCAAGGTCTTTTTTACCGAATGGAACAGTTCCATTCTGGTCTCGTCAGCGACGAAGAAGGCAAAGAAGCGCCACTTACTGAGCCCCACGACCTTCTGTCTGATCCACGCGACCGATCTGGCGGATCGCTACGAACGCCAGATCAAGCCGCTGCTGCAGGCGGGCTACCTGGTCCTGGCGGATCGCTATGTCTTCACCGCCCTGGCCCGGGATGTCGCACGGGGAATGGACCGCGAGTGGGTACGCGAAATCTATGACTTCGCCGTGATGCCGGACATCACCCTCTTTTTCAACGCACCGCTGGAAGTCGCCCTGTCACGCATCCTGGAAGGACGTCCCGAACTCAAGTACTTCGAGGCCGGCATGGATCTTGGACTGCATCCTGATCCCACCGAGAGCTTCAAAATCTTCCAGGGGATGATTCACAAGGAGTACCAGCGACTCGCCAAAGAAATGGACTTCGTGGTCATCGACTCCAACCGGCCCGTTGATGAGATGCAGCCAGAGGTCCGTCGGATTGTCCGGAAGCGAATCCCCCTCGAAAAATTCAAGTCGCGCCAGGCCGCCGGACGTCGCCTGGTATCGAATTAG
- the pknD_2 gene encoding Serine/threonine-protein kinase PknD, with amino-acid sequence MPRFTPVEFLGQGATGQVWKSLDTTNNQQVAVKMPGGDVPVGELGRFQAAYETEALILRDLQHPGILKLIEMGQDEGRPYIAYEYLQGQSLRALLAAGKSFAPAQSGMLLVSLLDALEYLHNAGIVHRDLNPNNVMVLADQVGGMRLLDFGAAARIGAAPGPLIGTPQYMAPEQLQGGAPDPRSDLFSVGVMCYELLTGRPPFIGHSYPELVQLISAGQFSPARQLRPELPEAVETFLKTAMAVDPARRYQTASAMRAVLLHALSGDVEAPQAPSIAAITDDFERPTMISGTPVRLEGAALIALDGPFKGRQFPLSGGITTLGGPYADVDLSKDLGIAAQHCWIIHEQDRFLLHDADDSGGTLLNGQSIKRAPLLTGDLIGIGESIFRFQDPHQPLGANRPPGSVEYGKPLPSDRQAAKEQAAQARIVASAQRPASDIALWLILVLLLVMIAGGAFIGTMAVASGIRTDMSLQLTPLWGKVEPVLMARSPQEFFAQAEKLDPESQRGFLITLSPRYPGFMGWLPPVQKAADEAEVMKRFMLELLTTIQEAQQQTEQTQFTAPTLSRINAARQTIEQQQLQLNPWPYNRQTALARLTRMLDFGVQPADPTMVDHPVLAAMLPFRDGLSAYVAGDWARAFNKLDEALVATDVWYRKAPQVELDAALTTELRPAGDVARVMMAVCEIRQGQIRVLQQPTDSLTPADLDTIRGWVRDADDLLRRVKVEDVQRILIGFRAGFSAGYDPRTLNDEIDAVKDRIEELRKAAATPVSPPL; translated from the coding sequence ATGCCCCGCTTTACACCCGTCGAGTTCCTGGGCCAGGGCGCGACCGGACAGGTCTGGAAGTCGCTGGACACCACGAACAACCAGCAAGTCGCGGTCAAGATGCCGGGTGGTGATGTCCCTGTCGGGGAGCTCGGGCGCTTTCAGGCAGCGTATGAAACCGAGGCCCTTATCCTGCGGGACCTCCAGCATCCGGGCATCCTGAAGCTCATCGAGATGGGACAGGACGAGGGACGTCCGTACATTGCCTATGAGTATCTGCAGGGTCAGAGTCTCCGGGCGCTCCTGGCCGCCGGGAAGAGTTTCGCGCCGGCTCAGAGCGGCATGTTGCTGGTGTCGCTGTTGGATGCGCTGGAGTACCTGCACAACGCTGGCATCGTCCATCGCGACCTGAATCCGAACAATGTCATGGTACTGGCTGACCAGGTCGGCGGGATGCGACTCCTCGACTTCGGCGCAGCCGCCCGCATCGGGGCTGCTCCCGGTCCCCTGATCGGGACGCCACAGTACATGGCACCCGAGCAGCTGCAGGGGGGCGCACCGGACCCCCGGTCTGATCTCTTCAGCGTCGGCGTCATGTGCTACGAGCTCCTCACTGGCCGTCCCCCGTTCATCGGGCATAGCTACCCGGAGCTGGTACAGCTGATCAGCGCGGGTCAGTTCTCACCGGCCCGGCAACTTCGGCCGGAACTGCCAGAAGCGGTCGAGACGTTCCTGAAAACCGCGATGGCCGTCGATCCGGCGCGGCGATATCAGACCGCCAGCGCGATGCGGGCGGTCCTGTTGCACGCCTTGTCTGGGGACGTGGAAGCACCGCAAGCTCCTTCGATCGCAGCGATCACCGACGATTTCGAACGGCCGACGATGATATCGGGGACACCGGTACGCCTCGAAGGGGCTGCCCTGATAGCCCTCGATGGTCCCTTCAAGGGGCGTCAGTTCCCACTGTCGGGCGGCATCACGACCCTGGGGGGTCCCTACGCCGATGTAGACCTGTCGAAGGACCTCGGCATCGCCGCCCAGCATTGCTGGATCATCCATGAGCAGGACCGTTTTCTGCTGCACGATGCCGATGACTCCGGCGGTACGCTGCTCAATGGACAGTCGATTAAACGGGCACCCCTGCTGACCGGCGATCTCATTGGCATCGGGGAGTCGATTTTCCGCTTCCAGGATCCGCATCAGCCGCTCGGCGCAAATCGCCCTCCGGGATCCGTGGAGTACGGCAAGCCTCTCCCCAGCGACCGACAGGCTGCGAAAGAGCAGGCTGCCCAGGCACGGATCGTTGCCTCCGCACAGCGACCAGCCAGTGACATCGCGCTTTGGCTGATCCTGGTGCTGTTGCTGGTAATGATCGCTGGGGGCGCGTTCATTGGCACGATGGCGGTGGCCTCAGGCATCCGAACCGACATGAGCCTTCAGCTGACACCCCTGTGGGGGAAGGTCGAGCCGGTCCTCATGGCGCGCAGTCCCCAGGAGTTCTTCGCGCAGGCGGAAAAGCTCGATCCGGAATCGCAACGCGGCTTTCTCATTACACTCTCGCCACGGTACCCGGGTTTCATGGGGTGGTTGCCACCGGTCCAAAAGGCCGCCGACGAAGCCGAGGTGATGAAGCGCTTTATGCTGGAGCTGCTGACCACGATCCAGGAAGCACAGCAGCAGACGGAACAGACCCAGTTCACCGCCCCGACGCTTTCACGCATCAACGCCGCGCGTCAGACTATCGAGCAGCAACAGCTCCAGCTGAACCCCTGGCCGTACAACCGTCAGACGGCCCTGGCGCGACTGACCAGGATGCTCGATTTTGGAGTCCAGCCAGCGGACCCGACGATGGTGGATCACCCGGTGCTTGCCGCGATGCTCCCATTCCGGGATGGCCTGTCGGCCTATGTCGCGGGGGACTGGGCCCGGGCTTTTAACAAGCTGGATGAAGCGCTGGTCGCGACCGATGTCTGGTACCGCAAGGCTCCACAGGTGGAGCTCGATGCCGCGCTCACCACTGAACTGCGCCCGGCCGGGGATGTGGCCCGGGTCATGATGGCAGTCTGCGAGATTCGGCAGGGACAGATCCGTGTACTCCAGCAGCCGACCGACAGCCTGACACCCGCCGATCTGGACACCATCCGGGGCTGGGTGCGTGATGCCGACGATCTGTTGCGCCGGGTAAAAGTCGAAGATGTCCAGCGGATACTCATCGGCTTCAGGGCCGGGTTCAGCGCAGGCTATGATCCCCGTACCCTGAACGATGAGATCGATGCGGTCAAGGATCGCATCGAGGAGTTGCGCAAGGCCGCCGCAACGCCAGTCTCACCACCGCTGTAA
- the tmk_1 gene encoding Thymidylate kinase — translation MKKSTQHQQSYGRSIPGISYDRLEGRLIVIEGADASGRSTQVSLIQNWLERLGYAAATFGLKRSVLIAEELDRAQQGNILLPVARSLFYATDFYDQLENVIVPSLRAGMIVVADRYIYTLMARDYVRGTDKDWVRDLYSAALIPDAVFYLKVNPRNLMERNFLKRDTLDFWESGMDIGYSRNMFESFNQYQKALAGEYRRMSEQYGFISINANRSVMAAQRDLRRNLITLLDIPEERLQEAAELSPH, via the coding sequence ATGAAAAAGAGCACCCAACATCAGCAGAGCTACGGCCGGTCGATTCCGGGCATCTCTTACGACAGGCTCGAGGGACGCCTGATCGTCATTGAGGGAGCGGATGCTTCCGGACGCTCGACTCAGGTCTCTCTGATCCAGAACTGGCTCGAGCGCCTGGGATACGCTGCCGCGACCTTCGGGCTCAAGCGTTCGGTCCTCATTGCCGAGGAACTGGATCGCGCACAGCAGGGGAACATCCTCCTGCCGGTCGCCCGGAGTCTCTTCTATGCCACCGATTTCTACGATCAGCTGGAGAACGTCATCGTCCCCTCGCTACGGGCTGGGATGATCGTCGTGGCAGACCGGTACATCTACACCCTTATGGCCCGCGACTATGTCCGGGGGACCGACAAAGACTGGGTCCGGGATCTCTACTCCGCCGCCCTGATTCCCGATGCCGTCTTCTATCTGAAGGTGAATCCCCGGAATCTCATGGAGCGCAATTTCCTCAAACGCGACACTCTGGACTTCTGGGAGTCGGGCATGGACATCGGCTACAGCCGGAACATGTTCGAGTCCTTTAATCAGTATCAGAAGGCGCTCGCGGGGGAGTACCGACGGATGTCTGAGCAGTACGGCTTCATTTCCATCAACGCGAACAGGAGTGTGATGGCGGCTCAGCGGGACCTGCGTCGAAATCTCATCACTCTCCTCGACATCCCCGAAGAGCGCCTCCAGGAAGCCGCAGAACTCAGTCCGCACTAA
- the rny_1 gene encoding Ribonuclease Y: MLSPIAQHIMEIQELPTLPLIVTKIIQTTNDPRSSASDLNQLITNDQAIAAKVLKLANSAFYGLPGKVTSLGRAVTLLGFNTVRSLALSVSVIEAFGGAGRNGAFDRHKFWEHSLAVASCAKILATRCNFENKDEAHMAGLFHDIGKIILDQYFFEYFASAQQLARETPMPTTEAEAAIMGVTHAEVGAMIAERWQFPTHLVEVIRHHHAPQPPVENPTLELVFVSNVLCQEWQFGDSGEPSPPPMADSLRAKYLPSKTEQEIIEAKLEAEVEKSAELLSLFR, encoded by the coding sequence GTGCTCTCGCCCATCGCCCAGCACATCATGGAAATTCAGGAGTTGCCCACGCTTCCGCTGATTGTTACGAAAATCATTCAGACCACCAACGACCCCCGCTCCAGCGCCAGCGACCTCAACCAGCTCATCACAAACGACCAGGCGATTGCGGCGAAGGTGCTGAAGCTCGCCAACTCGGCATTCTACGGGTTGCCCGGGAAGGTTACCAGCCTGGGTCGGGCAGTCACGCTGCTGGGCTTTAACACCGTCCGGAGTCTGGCCCTCTCGGTCTCGGTGATCGAGGCCTTTGGTGGCGCGGGCCGCAACGGCGCGTTCGACCGTCACAAGTTCTGGGAGCACTCGCTGGCGGTGGCGTCCTGCGCGAAGATTCTGGCCACCCGTTGCAACTTTGAGAACAAAGACGAAGCCCACATGGCGGGGCTGTTCCACGACATCGGCAAAATCATCCTCGACCAGTACTTCTTTGAGTACTTCGCCTCGGCTCAGCAGCTGGCCCGGGAAACCCCGATGCCCACGACCGAGGCGGAAGCCGCCATCATGGGCGTCACCCATGCCGAGGTCGGCGCCATGATCGCGGAACGCTGGCAGTTCCCGACACACCTTGTGGAGGTCATTCGGCATCATCACGCGCCACAACCGCCAGTGGAGAATCCGACCCTCGAGCTGGTGTTCGTCTCCAATGTCCTCTGCCAGGAATGGCAGTTTGGTGACAGCGGTGAGCCCTCCCCGCCGCCGATGGCTGACTCGCTGCGCGCCAAATACCTGCCCAGCAAAACTGAGCAGGAGATCATCGAAGCGAAGCTCGAAGCTGAAGTCGAGAAGTCGGCGGAACTCTTGTCCCTCTTCCGCTAG